The following are from one region of the Aequoribacter fuscus genome:
- a CDS encoding VWA domain-containing protein, which produces MNTLELWFVRPWALIGIGPILLLWWHLRAVAGSNPANALPKVLADVLVRRSPLGGGRWIRMTVMTLLLSVVFAVADPLLPAAEGDKRFTDSTWLIAIDLSGDLAGGQQALQTLHAQLDALIQQKSAAVVGILAFAGSAHWVLPPTDDDNLLRRYVYSLDSTLMPLQGLQLAPLARALGEIRIGGDFTPVVLVTSSGGLSTLKQQINQWGALEHPLVTMDWSNPGSVDSTLRRLERLHLGFAKDQGQAIGHWFALVALLLAFFVYRDQWHKAVVASLVLVWVALPAPRVEAAPDQVGTKQAVDEEEIPPPLSLLLDMWLTRDQQGYWLLRWGENLAASQRFESSLGRGLALYRMSRFRQAATELQAVDTFEAKFLEGNAWAHSRDYRQALLAYDEALRLESDHPGVLHNIQQIQSLLELAAEQGESQQADMGDVVTFETEQAQDEEASMSDQELVMLETIEADRLLSDPEALKRWRARVESSPQRFLANRFRQEWLEQQGEDTAND; this is translated from the coding sequence ATGAATACGCTTGAACTCTGGTTTGTGCGACCTTGGGCGCTTATTGGCATTGGGCCGATTCTCTTGTTGTGGTGGCATTTACGCGCCGTTGCGGGATCGAATCCTGCCAATGCGTTGCCTAAAGTGTTGGCCGATGTGCTCGTTCGTCGCTCGCCTTTGGGTGGTGGGCGTTGGATTCGAATGACTGTAATGACGCTCCTGCTGAGCGTTGTATTTGCCGTTGCAGACCCCCTGCTGCCCGCTGCTGAGGGAGATAAGCGCTTTACTGATAGCACTTGGCTCATCGCGATTGATCTCAGTGGCGACCTTGCAGGAGGTCAGCAGGCGTTGCAAACCTTGCATGCGCAGTTAGACGCGTTGATACAACAAAAAAGTGCCGCCGTGGTTGGTATATTGGCGTTCGCGGGAAGTGCCCACTGGGTCTTACCTCCTACCGATGACGACAATCTGTTAAGACGCTACGTGTACAGTTTGGACAGTACGTTAATGCCCTTGCAGGGTTTACAGCTTGCGCCTTTGGCACGAGCATTGGGCGAGATACGGATAGGCGGTGACTTTACGCCGGTTGTTTTGGTGACGTCTTCTGGGGGCTTAAGTACCCTCAAGCAGCAGATTAATCAGTGGGGAGCGCTCGAACACCCCCTCGTCACAATGGACTGGTCGAATCCGGGTAGCGTTGATTCCACTTTGCGGCGTTTGGAGCGCTTGCACTTGGGGTTTGCCAAAGACCAGGGGCAGGCCATTGGGCATTGGTTTGCCCTTGTCGCATTGCTCTTGGCATTTTTTGTCTACCGAGATCAGTGGCACAAAGCCGTTGTGGCCAGTCTGGTTTTGGTTTGGGTCGCTTTACCTGCACCGAGGGTCGAGGCCGCGCCTGACCAGGTTGGGACGAAGCAGGCAGTAGACGAAGAGGAAATACCGCCACCTCTGAGCCTACTACTCGACATGTGGTTAACGCGCGACCAGCAAGGTTATTGGTTGCTGCGATGGGGTGAAAATCTCGCCGCATCGCAACGATTTGAGTCTTCATTGGGGCGAGGACTGGCCCTGTATAGGATGAGTCGCTTTAGGCAGGCGGCGACTGAACTGCAAGCCGTGGATACTTTTGAAGCCAAGTTTTTGGAAGGCAATGCCTGGGCACACAGTCGAGATTATCGACAGGCTCTTTTGGCCTATGATGAGGCTTTGCGGTTGGAGTCCGATCATCCAGGGGTTTTGCACAACATCCAGCAAATTCAATCGCTACTCGAACTCGCCGCCGAGCAGGGCGAATCGCAGCAAGCCGATATGGGGGATGTTGTGACCTTTGAGACTGAGCAGGCGCAGGATGAGGAGGCAAGTATGAGTGATCAAGAGCTCGTTATGCTGGAGACAATCGAAGCCGATCGTTTATTGTCAGACCCTGAAGCACTCAAGCGCTGGCGCGCCAGAGTCGAATCCAGTCCGCAGCGATTTTTGGCGAACCGCTTTCGCCAGGAGTGGTTAGAGCAACAGGGCGAGGATACAGCCAATGACTAG
- a CDS encoding BatD family protein: MTSGIRPGVSWVFLGILLVVSSNALGGGAQLEMRVVDEYPLVSGQIVTVELSLRSESPIVGAATFVLPELEFGVWLEQSRTSYNGFVLRDGRRVPTLVTSYAVWLQKVGRFQLPEVQVTAPVLIDGTKSDLEAAARGLSLSIQYPQVDPQPKDFLVADEAQISSFLDLPTELYPGQIIEQILTIRARGALPVSFPDVDVMPSRAYKVDRLPVDSSVDYTRGVVSSTQVVTLRYTLLESGRQMIPSYSFDWWNTDLHQFQTLRSKPYEIQVNASDVVDDASGSKVMTFWLWGILPGLVLAWAVVNYWKPMLSACKRLRSPVLPERLNP; this comes from the coding sequence ATGACTAGCGGGATTCGTCCTGGTGTCTCTTGGGTATTTTTAGGCATTCTGCTGGTTGTCAGTTCGAATGCCTTAGGGGGCGGGGCTCAGCTGGAGATGCGCGTTGTCGATGAGTATCCCCTAGTGTCGGGCCAGATTGTGACGGTTGAGCTTAGCTTGCGTAGCGAATCGCCGATCGTTGGTGCCGCTACATTCGTTCTACCAGAGCTCGAGTTTGGCGTCTGGTTAGAGCAGTCGCGAACCAGCTATAACGGTTTTGTCTTGCGTGATGGTCGACGAGTTCCCACTCTGGTAACCAGCTATGCTGTGTGGCTCCAAAAAGTTGGGCGGTTTCAATTACCAGAGGTGCAGGTGACAGCGCCAGTGCTAATCGATGGGACGAAAAGCGACCTGGAAGCCGCAGCACGGGGGCTGTCTTTATCGATTCAATACCCGCAGGTAGACCCTCAACCAAAGGACTTCCTAGTGGCGGATGAAGCTCAAATTTCATCGTTTTTGGATTTGCCGACGGAGCTTTACCCTGGGCAGATCATCGAGCAGATCTTAACGATCAGGGCGCGGGGTGCGTTGCCGGTGAGCTTTCCCGACGTTGATGTTATGCCCTCTAGGGCATATAAAGTGGATCGGCTTCCTGTTGACAGTTCCGTTGACTACACACGCGGTGTGGTCAGTTCGACGCAGGTCGTGACGCTGCGGTACACATTGCTTGAGAGTGGTAGGCAAATGATTCCGAGTTATTCCTTTGACTGGTGGAATACGGACTTACATCAGTTTCAAACCTTGCGTTCCAAGCCCTACGAAATCCAAGTGAACGCTTCAGATGTGGTGGATGACGCCTCAGGTAGCAAGGTGATGACGTTTTGGCTGTGGGGTATCTTGCCGGGTTTGGTGCTCGCTTGGGCTGTGGTGAACTACTGGAAGCCCATGCTCAGCGCCTGCAAGCGGCTCAGAAGTCCCGTTTTACCGGAGCGATTAAATCCCTAA
- a CDS encoding toxin-antitoxin system YwqK family antitoxin — translation MPESGRLSIAQAACAELRATTDEQALQRLRIINTARERLQQDSYLGEDDEIKRYHRWGTCEPFVMNTDNYLAETNRREQAYSRVRNIATIGKEYFTDTGKYLLEIHDATDGLTVIDVETLTAFNGNATGRTLVIGYQEEFFVGRIEANYVNGKPEGLMRGWHENGQLHHEGNFVNGQGEGLQRGWLENGQLFYENNVVNGKAEGLSRVWYWNGQLKSEHNLVNGQEEGLARGWHENGQLRSEDNFVNGKLEGLSRVWYWNGQLKSEHNLVNGQEEGLARGWHENGQLRSEDNFVNGKLEGLSRRWDENGQLRFEENFVNGKLEGLSRGWDENGALKYENNFVNGVMQPK, via the coding sequence ATGCCTGAGTCAGGTAGGCTCAGCATTGCTCAGGCGGCGTGTGCGGAACTCAGGGCGACTACCGATGAACAAGCACTTCAACGACTGAGAATCATCAACACTGCGAGAGAAAGACTTCAACAGGATTCATATCTTGGGGAGGACGACGAGATTAAGCGGTATCACAGGTGGGGAACATGCGAACCGTTCGTCATGAACACTGACAACTATCTTGCAGAAACAAATCGCAGAGAACAGGCATATTCGAGGGTGCGGAACATTGCAACTATTGGTAAAGAATATTTCACTGACACTGGTAAGTATCTCCTCGAAATTCACGACGCGACTGATGGGCTTACTGTTATAGATGTTGAAACTTTGACCGCATTCAACGGTAATGCGACCGGTAGAACATTAGTGATCGGTTATCAGGAGGAATTTTTTGTAGGGAGAATTGAAGCAAACTACGTCAACGGTAAACCAGAAGGTCTTATGCGTGGTTGGCATGAGAACGGTCAGCTGCACCACGAAGGAAACTTCGTCAACGGTCAAGGAGAAGGTCTTCAACGTGGTTGGCTCGAGAACGGTCAGCTGTTTTATGAAAACAACGTCGTCAATGGTAAAGCAGAAGGTCTTTCGAGAGTATGGTACTGGAACGGTCAGCTGAAATCTGAACACAACCTCGTCAACGGTCAAGAAGAAGGTCTTGCGCGTGGTTGGCACGAGAACGGTCAGCTGAGATCTGAAGACAACTTCGTCAACGGCAAACTAGAAGGTCTTTCGAGAGTATGGTACTGGAACGGTCAGCTGAAATCTGAACACAACCTCGTCAACGGTCAAGAAGAAGGTCTTGCGCGTGGTTGGCACGAGAACGGTCAGCTGAGATCTGAAGACAACTTCGTCAACGGCAAACTAGAAGGTCTTTCGAGAAGATGGGACGAAAACGGTCAGCTGAGATTTGAAGAAAACTTCGTCAACGGCAAACTAGAAGGTCTTTCGAGAGGATGGGACGAAAACGGGGCGTTGAAGTATGAAAACAACTTCGTCAACGGTGTCATGCAACCCAAGTAA
- a CDS encoding alpha/beta hydrolase: MSFKHLVHPSLEPMTSPEMAFEMNAETLQAMRDQRSQPIGLEYVQDLPVTSKAVFTTLEDGHELKLVIYQPENRSAEALPVIYHIHGGGMVMGTPEMMEVRNKLLADKLGVAVVSVDYRLAPEYPHPIPVEDCYAGYQWTVANAKTLGFDTSRIVSMGESAGGGLAAALSLLLRDRGDRSLLGQYLIYPMLDDRTASSVEPAPPVGEFIWTRASNRFGWGALLGQEPGGESVSPYAAPARAADLSGLPTTFMYTGALDLFMEEDLDYAKRLMCAGVPTELHVYPGAIHAFEMLLAGPLAEQASTDIQRSLRALLQL; encoded by the coding sequence ATGTCGTTTAAACACTTAGTTCATCCTTCACTCGAACCTATGACCTCTCCGGAAATGGCGTTTGAGATGAATGCCGAAACGCTGCAAGCCATGAGGGATCAGCGTTCACAACCCATAGGGCTTGAATACGTTCAAGATTTGCCGGTCACTTCTAAGGCGGTATTTACCACCTTAGAGGATGGTCACGAGTTGAAGTTGGTCATTTATCAACCTGAAAATCGCTCCGCTGAAGCATTACCCGTGATTTATCACATTCATGGCGGCGGCATGGTAATGGGTACTCCCGAAATGATGGAGGTGCGGAATAAGCTCTTGGCCGATAAGTTGGGTGTTGCTGTAGTAAGCGTCGATTATCGTTTGGCACCCGAATATCCGCATCCCATTCCAGTGGAGGACTGCTACGCGGGTTATCAGTGGACGGTCGCAAATGCTAAAACTCTTGGATTCGATACATCACGTATTGTTTCAATGGGAGAAAGCGCAGGTGGCGGTCTAGCTGCGGCGCTGAGCTTGCTGTTGCGAGACCGCGGCGATCGCTCACTCCTCGGGCAATATCTGATTTATCCGATGCTGGATGACCGAACAGCCTCCAGTGTGGAACCTGCGCCTCCTGTTGGTGAATTTATCTGGACACGCGCCTCCAATCGTTTTGGGTGGGGTGCCTTGCTTGGGCAAGAACCTGGCGGCGAGAGTGTGTCGCCTTACGCGGCGCCTGCACGAGCTGCAGATTTATCGGGGTTGCCCACCACCTTCATGTACACAGGGGCCTTGGATTTATTCATGGAGGAAGATCTCGACTACGCCAAGCGCTTAATGTGCGCGGGTGTGCCTACTGAGTTACATGTCTATCCTGGCGCTATTCATGCGTTTGAAATGCTGCTCGCGGGGCCACTTGCTGAGCAGGCATCGACGGATATTCAGAGAAGTTTGCGAGCTTTACTGCAATTGTAG
- the tgt gene encoding tRNA guanosine(34) transglycosylase Tgt, with protein MSDESCRMHYQLNTQDGYARRGALTFPRGVVETPAFMPVGTYGTVKGLTPRDVEDLGAHIILGNTFHLWLRPGTDIIKAHGDLHDFMGWQGPILTDSGGFQVFSLGAMRKISEEGVAFQSPVDGAKVFLDPEESMRIQRDLGSDIVMIFDECTPYPADHSVAKSSMELSLRWAKRSKAAHEGNDAALFGIIQGGMYEDLRHQSLQGLVDLGFDGYAIGGLSVGEPKEEMFHVLEILKDVMPTDKPRYLMGVGTPADLLEGVRRGIDMFDCVMPTRNARNGHLFTSEGVVKLRNAKHKRSTAPLDANCDCYTCRNFSVAYLHHLDKCKEILGSQLNTIHNLHYYQTHMRNIRSAIETHSLDEYAGRFYEAQGLEAPVLEL; from the coding sequence ATGAGCGATGAATCTTGTCGAATGCACTACCAACTCAACACTCAAGATGGGTATGCGCGCCGCGGTGCTTTGACGTTTCCGCGCGGCGTAGTAGAAACGCCAGCATTCATGCCCGTGGGAACATATGGCACGGTAAAAGGTTTGACTCCGCGCGATGTCGAGGACCTCGGTGCACATATTATTTTGGGTAATACCTTTCATTTATGGTTGCGACCCGGTACTGACATCATAAAAGCGCACGGTGATCTGCATGATTTTATGGGTTGGCAGGGTCCGATCCTGACGGATTCCGGTGGTTTTCAAGTATTTAGTCTGGGTGCAATGCGCAAAATCTCCGAGGAGGGCGTTGCCTTTCAATCGCCCGTTGATGGCGCAAAAGTGTTTCTGGACCCAGAAGAGTCAATGCGTATCCAGCGCGACTTGGGTAGCGATATCGTCATGATTTTTGATGAGTGCACGCCTTATCCAGCTGATCACAGCGTCGCGAAAAGCAGCATGGAACTGTCGTTGCGATGGGCCAAACGCAGCAAGGCGGCACACGAGGGAAACGATGCGGCGCTGTTCGGTATCATTCAAGGTGGAATGTACGAAGATCTTCGGCATCAATCCTTGCAGGGTTTGGTCGACTTGGGCTTTGATGGCTACGCCATTGGCGGGCTTTCAGTGGGTGAGCCTAAAGAAGAAATGTTTCATGTGCTAGAAATCCTAAAGGACGTTATGCCAACCGATAAGCCCAGGTATTTGATGGGTGTGGGTACACCAGCGGATTTGCTCGAAGGGGTTCGACGTGGTATCGATATGTTTGATTGCGTGATGCCGACTCGCAATGCTCGCAACGGGCATTTGTTTACCAGTGAAGGCGTGGTGAAGTTGCGCAATGCCAAGCACAAGCGTTCGACCGCACCGCTAGATGCTAACTGCGATTGTTATACCTGTCGTAACTTTTCGGTTGCCTATTTGCATCATCTAGACAAGTGCAAAGAAATTTTGGGTTCGCAGCTGAACACTATTCATAATTTGCACTACTACCAAACACACATGCGTAATATTAGATCAGCTATTGAGACGCACTCGCTCGATGAGTACGCGGGTCGATTTTACGAGGCGCAAGGGCTGGAAGCTCCGGTACTGGAATTGTGA
- a CDS encoding DUF3667 domain-containing protein, with the protein MTQCQNCKAQLSGPYCAQCGQKHNPKIPPVLDFLGEFTEAFTHADSRLWRTLWLLLVRPGELPKRYFAGQRAQFLPPLRLYLLITIGFFLLLSIDARMGDANVDTPLIEVRAEEAADAVTEQRKPCDVQYSGPAKDYLLPKIQGACEQALNDNGQSLSQRFIANVPKGMFVLMPLFAATMMLWYWRPKRYFMEHLILQVSNHSAMFLVGSIVVSFEWVLPVVLHGPLELALVPYGLFYCVTSLRVYYQQSRALSWFKFGSLMIVYGLLLISVLVTTGIASII; encoded by the coding sequence GTGACACAATGCCAAAATTGTAAGGCGCAACTGTCCGGCCCCTACTGTGCTCAGTGTGGTCAAAAGCACAATCCGAAAATACCTCCGGTGCTGGATTTTTTGGGTGAATTTACCGAAGCCTTCACTCACGCGGACTCGCGCCTTTGGCGCACGCTCTGGCTGCTGTTGGTTCGCCCCGGCGAATTACCCAAGCGCTATTTCGCCGGCCAGCGTGCCCAGTTCTTACCTCCTTTGCGGTTGTATTTGCTCATTACCATAGGGTTTTTTCTACTGCTCTCTATCGACGCGCGTATGGGTGATGCTAACGTCGATACGCCCCTCATTGAAGTTAGGGCAGAGGAGGCTGCTGACGCTGTGACCGAGCAACGGAAACCGTGTGACGTGCAGTACAGCGGTCCAGCTAAAGATTATTTGCTGCCCAAAATACAGGGGGCCTGCGAGCAAGCGCTTAACGACAATGGCCAGTCATTATCCCAGCGCTTCATTGCCAATGTGCCCAAAGGCATGTTCGTACTCATGCCCCTGTTCGCTGCGACCATGATGCTATGGTACTGGCGACCAAAGCGCTATTTTATGGAACATTTAATCTTGCAGGTGTCGAACCACAGCGCGATGTTCTTGGTAGGCTCGATAGTTGTTAGCTTTGAGTGGGTCCTACCTGTTGTATTGCACGGTCCTCTCGAGCTCGCGTTGGTACCTTACGGACTGTTTTATTGCGTCACAAGTCTGAGGGTGTACTACCAGCAATCTCGGGCCTTGTCGTGGTTTAAATTTGGGTCTTTGATGATAGTCTATGGATTGTTATTGATCTCGGTTTTGGTCACGACGGGTATTGCCTCTATCATTTAA
- a CDS encoding SDR family oxidoreductase — MSQFSGKSVWVTSADRYMGPSIADEFERLGAIVTRDMHVLYDDHYLRETLAEIPDIVIANLAEPPRKDALEAIQDDDWNLLFDHLVHPLMRIVRHVSGPMKARGHGKIVAITSAAPLRGIPFASGYCAARGAQNAFIKGAGLELAKFGVQANAIGQNYIENDTYYPPELMQDPRFISNLSSQVPTKKVGRGLETAKLAAYLADPDVEHVVGQIIPLAGGWTT, encoded by the coding sequence ATGAGTCAGTTTAGCGGCAAATCTGTCTGGGTTACCTCTGCAGATCGTTACATGGGTCCGTCCATTGCTGACGAATTCGAACGTCTCGGTGCGATCGTAACACGCGACATGCATGTCTTATATGACGATCATTATTTGCGGGAGACTCTTGCGGAGATACCCGATATTGTCATCGCGAACTTGGCCGAGCCACCTCGTAAAGACGCGCTAGAAGCCATTCAAGACGACGATTGGAACCTGTTGTTTGATCACCTTGTTCACCCATTAATGCGGATTGTGCGCCATGTCAGCGGCCCCATGAAAGCGAGAGGACACGGCAAGATTGTGGCGATTACGTCGGCGGCGCCCTTGCGAGGCATCCCTTTTGCCTCCGGCTACTGTGCCGCGCGCGGCGCACAAAACGCCTTTATCAAAGGCGCGGGCTTGGAACTGGCTAAGTTTGGGGTGCAAGCTAACGCCATTGGGCAAAACTATATCGAAAACGATACCTACTACCCGCCGGAACTGATGCAGGATCCACGCTTCATCAGCAACTTGTCTTCTCAAGTCCCAACTAAAAAAGTCGGTAGGGGTCTGGAGACGGCCAAACTAGCCGCCTATTTAGCGGACCCCGATGTGGAGCACGTGGTGGGACAAATTATACCCCTTGCAGGCGGCTGGACGACCTAG
- a CDS encoding amidohydrolase: MSLVRIATITTVLLASSVTSAQDFDRLGFYEYLHANPELSFQEEKTSALLARTWRQAGFEVTEQVGGHGVVGLLENGEGPTLMIRMDTDALPVQEQTGLPYASRAKAIEMTGQEVHVMHACGHDVHMTVGTETALNLAMQKEAWQGTLMVIAQPAEERGAGAKAMLNDGLFERFATPDYNLSLHTLATLPAGQIGYVPGWMMANVDSVDIQLKGVGGHGAYPHNAKDPIVLAASIIMDLQTLVSREIHPVEPGVVTVGSIHAGTKHNIIPDSATLQLTVRSYSDATRETLLKGIRRIAIKNAEAMGFPEDLLPVVEVKDEYTPALWNDPELVARSVAVMKSVIGAANVIEVTKEMGGEDFARYGRTDEKIPSFMIRLGVVPDAKWEAFQRGETNLPSLHSPFFAPDPAKSIDTGVKAMTAMALDLLQN; this comes from the coding sequence ATGTCTTTAGTCCGTATTGCAACCATCACCACCGTTTTGTTGGCGTCGAGCGTTACCAGCGCGCAAGATTTTGATCGTCTGGGCTTTTACGAGTATCTCCACGCAAACCCCGAGCTGTCTTTTCAAGAAGAGAAAACATCGGCGCTGCTCGCACGCACCTGGCGACAGGCGGGCTTTGAGGTAACCGAGCAGGTGGGGGGGCACGGCGTGGTCGGTCTCCTAGAAAATGGAGAGGGCCCGACATTAATGATTCGTATGGATACCGATGCTTTGCCGGTGCAAGAGCAAACCGGGTTGCCCTACGCGAGTCGAGCAAAAGCCATCGAGATGACGGGGCAGGAGGTACACGTGATGCACGCTTGTGGTCACGATGTGCATATGACCGTGGGGACCGAAACAGCCCTCAACTTGGCGATGCAAAAAGAGGCATGGCAGGGGACTTTGATGGTGATAGCGCAGCCTGCCGAGGAGCGTGGGGCGGGGGCCAAAGCCATGTTAAATGATGGTCTGTTCGAGCGCTTCGCGACACCAGATTACAATTTGTCTCTGCACACATTGGCTACCTTGCCTGCGGGCCAAATTGGCTACGTGCCGGGCTGGATGATGGCAAACGTCGACTCGGTCGACATTCAGTTGAAGGGTGTTGGCGGACATGGGGCCTACCCACATAACGCCAAAGACCCGATTGTGTTGGCGGCGTCGATCATTATGGATCTGCAGACACTCGTCTCACGCGAGATTCATCCAGTAGAGCCGGGTGTGGTTACGGTCGGTTCGATTCACGCGGGAACGAAACACAACATTATTCCCGATTCGGCAACTTTACAGCTAACCGTTCGTTCTTATTCAGATGCGACAAGAGAAACCTTGCTTAAGGGGATTCGTCGCATTGCAATCAAAAATGCAGAGGCAATGGGTTTTCCGGAAGACTTGCTACCCGTGGTAGAAGTGAAAGATGAGTATACGCCGGCGCTATGGAATGACCCAGAGTTAGTGGCGCGCAGCGTTGCGGTCATGAAATCTGTTATTGGCGCTGCTAACGTGATTGAAGTGACGAAAGAGATGGGGGGTGAGGATTTTGCTCGCTATGGACGTACCGACGAAAAAATTCCCAGCTTTATGATCCGTTTGGGCGTTGTGCCCGATGCAAAATGGGAGGCTTTTCAGCGTGGCGAGACGAACCTGCCGTCGCTTCATTCGCCATTTTTTGCGCCAGACCCTGCAAAATCGATCGATACCGGGGTTAAAGCCATGACGGCGATGGCGCTGGATTTGCTGCAGAATTAG
- a CDS encoding MAPEG family protein gives MSSPILAPAAVLIAWSMVMWGWLLVTRIGSFKAAGVDLKTAKKGARGVDLEAVLPPEVMWKSHNYNHLMEQPTLFYAVVMILALAGFGDGLNAQLAWAYTVLRIAHSLWQATINTVPVRFLLFLLSSLCLIALSLHAVMATV, from the coding sequence ATGTCGTCTCCAATTCTTGCGCCTGCGGCGGTACTTATCGCTTGGTCTATGGTTATGTGGGGGTGGCTGTTAGTCACTCGCATCGGATCGTTTAAAGCGGCTGGTGTTGATCTGAAAACCGCAAAAAAAGGTGCCCGTGGTGTCGATCTGGAGGCTGTGTTGCCGCCTGAGGTGATGTGGAAATCGCATAACTACAATCATTTAATGGAGCAACCCACCTTATTTTATGCCGTGGTTATGATTTTAGCCTTAGCTGGTTTTGGCGATGGTTTGAACGCGCAGCTAGCATGGGCGTATACCGTTTTGCGTATTGCCCACAGTCTATGGCAGGCCACCATCAATACCGTACCCGTTCGATTTTTACTCTTTTTATTATCTAGCCTGTGCTTGATCGCTTTGAGCCTTCATGCTGTGATGGCTACTGTGTGA
- a CDS encoding crotonase/enoyl-CoA hydratase family protein, which translates to MSSEGSISTEVRGNVFLIGLNRPEKYNGYTPTMAKQLVEAFTRLDEDDSLWVGLIHAHGDHFTAGLDLPKWTNAMEDSTGVSRPREGCDPVALGRACKKPVITAVKGITYTFGIELALAGDIVIAADNARFSQLEPARGIHATGGATFRFVERAGWGNAMYHLLTSDVFDAAEALRIGLVQEVVPFGQEFERALELAQHIATTQAPLAVQATKASARRFLNEGVQACIDALDPVQAKLMQSQDSIEGVQSFIERRQAKFQGK; encoded by the coding sequence ATGAGTAGCGAAGGTTCAATCAGCACGGAAGTGCGCGGTAATGTCTTTTTAATTGGCCTAAATCGACCAGAGAAATACAATGGTTATACGCCTACGATGGCAAAGCAATTGGTCGAGGCGTTTACCCGGCTTGATGAAGACGACAGTCTTTGGGTGGGCTTGATTCATGCCCATGGCGACCATTTTACGGCGGGGTTGGATTTACCTAAGTGGACGAACGCGATGGAAGACTCCACTGGTGTGAGTCGCCCGCGAGAGGGATGTGACCCTGTCGCATTGGGTCGTGCATGCAAAAAGCCGGTAATCACCGCGGTCAAAGGTATTACCTATACCTTCGGTATTGAACTGGCCTTAGCTGGCGATATTGTTATTGCTGCCGACAATGCTCGATTTTCTCAGCTTGAACCTGCACGTGGCATTCATGCAACGGGTGGCGCGACGTTCCGTTTTGTGGAGCGCGCCGGGTGGGGTAATGCGATGTACCACTTGCTCACTAGTGATGTGTTCGATGCGGCCGAGGCACTCAGAATTGGTCTGGTACAAGAGGTTGTGCCCTTCGGGCAGGAGTTTGAACGCGCGCTGGAGTTGGCACAGCACATTGCGACAACGCAGGCACCTTTAGCTGTTCAGGCAACCAAAGCCAGCGCGCGCCGTTTTCTTAATGAGGGCGTTCAGGCCTGCATTGATGCGCTGGACCCTGTGCAAGCAAAGTTGATGCAAAGCCAAGACTCCATCGAGGGCGTGCAAAGCTTCATTGAACGCCGCCAGGCGAAGTTTCAAGGCAAATAA
- the queA gene encoding tRNA preQ1(34) S-adenosylmethionine ribosyltransferase-isomerase QueA → MSTYKSDYYFDLPEHLIAQHPLPDRSASRLLCLDRNSGAVNHAQFTDLLELVRPNDLLVFNNTKVIPARMYGQKPTGGQLEILVERIVSSQQALVHMRSSRSPKPGSMVEIFSKDRSGVAGEVSVLGREGALFLVEARDEAITALIERCGHMPLPPYIERAEEQADLERYQTVYAKKEGAVAAPTAGLHFTPEILRALKDKGVEFAEVTLHVGAGTFQPVKEDDIRAHTMHTEWFEVADEVVKLVEETKQRGGRVIAVGTTSVRSLESASLNGRLQSMRGDTEIFIYPGYEFKTVDALITNFHLPESTLIMLVSALADRESVLAAYDEAVRHEYRFFSYGDAMFIA, encoded by the coding sequence ATGTCGACATACAAAAGCGATTATTATTTTGATTTACCCGAGCATTTGATTGCTCAGCACCCGCTGCCGGATCGCAGCGCTTCGCGCTTGCTTTGCCTTGACCGCAACTCGGGTGCTGTCAATCACGCGCAGTTTACTGATCTGCTTGAGTTAGTTCGGCCCAATGATCTGTTGGTATTCAATAACACGAAAGTCATCCCAGCTCGAATGTACGGCCAAAAACCGACGGGCGGTCAGTTAGAAATATTGGTCGAGCGCATTGTTAGTTCTCAACAGGCCTTGGTACATATGCGCTCTAGTCGCTCTCCCAAACCAGGATCGATGGTCGAGATTTTTAGCAAAGATCGCTCAGGAGTTGCGGGCGAAGTCTCTGTACTCGGACGCGAGGGGGCTTTGTTTCTAGTTGAAGCACGAGACGAGGCTATCACGGCTTTGATTGAACGTTGTGGTCATATGCCTTTGCCGCCCTACATAGAGCGGGCGGAGGAGCAAGCCGATTTAGAGCGCTATCAGACCGTTTACGCCAAAAAAGAGGGTGCTGTCGCGGCGCCAACGGCGGGTTTGCACTTTACCCCTGAAATTTTACGGGCGCTTAAAGACAAGGGTGTCGAATTTGCGGAAGTGACCTTGCACGTAGGGGCGGGTACATTTCAGCCCGTCAAAGAGGACGATATTCGCGCACACACCATGCACACAGAATGGTTTGAGGTCGCGGACGAGGTAGTGAAGCTTGTCGAAGAGACCAAACAGCGCGGAGGACGCGTCATCGCAGTTGGAACGACGTCTGTTCGCAGTTTAGAATCGGCGAGCCTTAATGGGCGCTTGCAATCGATGCGGGGTGATACTGAGATTTTTATCTACCCCGGTTACGAGTTTAAAACAGTGGATGCGTTGATCACGAACTTTCATTTGCCTGAGTCGACCCTGATTATGCTGGTGAGTGCCTTGGCCGACCGGGAGTCGGTATTGGCGGCCTACGATGAAGCAGTTCGACACGAATACCGATTTTTTAGTTATGGCGATGCCATGTTTATTGCCTAG